From the Actinomycetes bacterium genome, the window TCGACGTGGGCGGTCTGGGGGAAGAGGTCGACGGGCTGGACCCAGGCGGGGTGGTAGCCCTCGTCGACGAAGGCGCGCACGTCCCTGGCCAGGGCGGCGGGGTCGCAGGACACGAGGGCTACGGCCCGGGGGGAGAGGCGGGCGATGCGGCGCACGGCGGCCGCGCCGGCGCCGGCGCGGGGCGGGTCGAGCACGACCAGGTCGGCCGCGTGGAGCCCCTTGAGCCCGCGGACGGCGTCGTCGGCGATCACGCGGGCATGGGGGTGGCCGGAGAGGTTGCGCTCGGCGTCGCGGGCGGCCGGCTTCCACGACTCGACCGCGAGCACCCGGCCGGCGCGCCTGCCGACCGTGGCGGCGAACAGGCCCACCCCGGCGTACAGGTCGACCAGCAGGTCGGAGGGTCCGGGGGCGAGCGCCTCCCCGACCAGCTCGACCAGCAGGTCCGCGCCTTCACGGTGAACCTGGAAGAAGCTCGCGGCGCTGACGTGGAACTCGGTGCCGGCCACCCGCTCGGTCACGAAGGGGGGGCCCTCGCCGTCACGCACCTTGCCGTTGGCCTGCACCGCGGCCCAGGCGAGCCCCTCGACCGGCGGGGCGCCGGCCCGCTTCGACTTGGCCGCCTCCAGCACGGCCAGCCGCTCGTCGCGCACGCCGTGCCTGAGCCTGACGCGGCTGCCGGCCGGGTGGCGGCCGAGCCGGCCGGGCAGCTCCTGGAGCGGCAGGGCGAGCAGTGGGCAGCGGTCGACCGGGTGGACCTCGTGGCTGGCAGCCCGGAGGAAGCCGAGCCGGCCGTCGGCGCCGGCGGTCAGGGTGGCCCGCTCACGGTAGCCGAACCCCTCCGGCTGGCCGGGCGCCTCCGGCCGCAGGCTGGGACGGACCGGCACGGCGTCCAGGCCGCCGACGTGCGCGAGCTGCTCGCGGACCAGGCGCGCCTTCAGCTCGGCCTGCACGGCCGGGCGGATGTGCTGCCAGGCGCAGCCGCCGCAGCGGCCAGGCCCGAAGTGGGGACAGGGGGGCTCGACCCGGTCGGGGCTCGGCTCGAGCACCTCGACCAGCTCGGCGCGGGCGAACCGGGGGCGCACCTCGGTGACCCGGACGCGCACGCGCTCCCCGGGGATGGCGTAGGGGATGAACACGGCCCGGCCGTCGGCCAGCCGGGCGACTGCCTCGCCGCCGTGGGCGACGCCGGCGCAGGTGACGTTCTCGACCCACCCGCTGCCGCCCATCAGCGGGGGATCCGGGTCGCCTTGAACTCGTTCAGGTCGGTCCAGCCGGTGACCATGTCGAGGATCCGGTCCAGTGTGGCCCGGGCCGAGCGCTGCGTCTCGGGCCGCTGCATCAGGCGCACGAAGACGGCACGGTCGCCGGCGACGAAGGTGGGCACGCCGAACACCCGGTGCTCCTCCACGCCCCAGGTGTGGTCGTCGGCCAGGGCCTTGGCCGGGTGGCCCGCTGCCACCGCCCGGGCGACCTCCCGGGGGTCGAGCCCGGCCGAGGCGACCGCGGCGCGGACCACCTCGGGGTCGTTGACGTCGCGGCCCTGGTCGTGCCGGGCCGAGAAGATCGCGAGGTGGGCGGCTTGGAACCGCTCGGGGAACTGGTCGCGGACGGCGAGCCCCCACTGCAGGGCGAGCACGCCGGAAGGGGGCGGGTCGGTCTCCCAGACCGGCGCGGCCCCCTCTTCCAGGTGGACCTGGGAGAGCGAGAACGCGCGCCATTCGACCTCGTGGACCGGGCCGCCGTCCTCCTGGGCCCGGACGACGATCTCGTTGGCGATGCGGGCGAACGGGCAGAGGTAGTCGAAGGTGATGGCGAAACGGCTCATGCTGCTCCCCTGACATCTGCGTGCCGAAGGCCCACGCTGGGGAGCGTGGGCCCTGTGCGACGGTCGGCGGTACGGTGCGGCTGCTAGGCGGCGACGAGGTCCTCGAGACGAGCCCGGATCTCCGGGCTGCGCAGGCACGCCAGGGCGTCACGCTCGACCTGGCGGGCACGCTCCCGGCTGAAGCCCATGACCGCGCCGACCTCCTCGAGTGTGCGGGGGGTGCCCGAGTCGAGCCCGAAGCGCAGGATCAGCACCTGCCGCTCGCGGTCGGGCAGGGCGCCGAGCACCTGCTCGAGGGCCTCCCGGCCGACCGCCTCGACGGCCAGCTCGTCGGGGCCGATGGCCGAGTCGTCCTCCAGGAAGTCCTGCAGGGCGGCACCGTCGTCGCCGATCGGGGTGTCCAGCGAGGTGATCGCCTGGGCGGTGTCCTTGAGGCGGTGGACCTTCTCGACCGGCATGTCGAGCTCGTCGGCGAGCTCCTCGTCGCTCGGCTCGCGACCCAGCGTCTCGTGCAGCCGGGTCTGGGTGCGGCGCAGCCGGCCGACCTGCTCGTCGACGTGCACGGGCAGGCGGATCGCGCGGGCGCCACGGTCGGCCGCCCCTCTGGCGATGGCCTGACGGATCCACCAGGTCGCGTAGGTCGAGAACTTGAAGCCCTTGCGCCAGTCGAACTTCTCGACAGCGCGGAGCAGGCCGAGGTTCCCCTCCTGGACGAGGTCGCCGAGCGGCAGGCCCGTTGCCGAGAAGCGCCGGGCGATCGACACCACGAGCCGGAGGTTCGACTCGATCATCTTGCGCCGGGCACGCTCACCACGCTCCGCCTCGGCCTCGAGCTCGGGGCGGCGCGGGTCGTCGGCGGGAAGCTCGCTCAGCGCGGCCTGGGCAGCCTGGCCAGCTTCGAACGCCTGGGACAGCTCGACCTCATCGTCCTTGGTGAGGAGGGGATGCCGACCGACCTCGTCGAGGTACAGACGGAACGAGTCCGTCGTCTGCAGATCGAGTAGCTGGTCGTGGTCCTTCATCTCACTCCTTGACTGCACTCCTTGACTGCACTCCTTGACTGCACAGCTTGTAGCACACCACGTCTTCTGTTTTGCCAACACCCATGTTCGCAAACTCTATTCCTGTTTGCACCAGGAATCTCGGATGGATCGCATCCCGAGGTAAGCGGCAGAGGCTGCCAGCCTCGACACCGCAGTGGCACGGCATCGGCTACCGTATCATCTCACGCGAGCGCGCCCAAGGCTTATCGAGTCTCGACCTCGGGTGGAAGGTTAGTCCGTGGGTCGCACGGCACCGCCACGGGGCCCGCGCTGCGCCGGGGACCAGGGGCCGGTCATGGTCCAGTCGACCCGCCCGTCCAAGGTCAGCGCCACGCCCTCCTCCCGGAGGCGGGCGCACTGCTCGTCGCCGCCGGGGGCCGCCTTCATGGCGCCGTCGGCCTGCACCACCCGCCACCAGGGGACGTCGTCGGGGCAGCGGGCGATCGCCTGACCGACCCCGCGCGCACCCTTGCGGACCCCGTAGTACGCCTCCGCCACCTGGCCGTAGGTGGTCGCCCGCCCGGGCGGGACCCGGCGCACCAGCTCCCAGACCGCCTCGTCGAACCCGCCCGCCCTGCGCACAGGATAGCCGTGCCCGGACCGGGCTACGCCCGCTCCTCCTCGGCGGCGGCCCTGGCCTGCTCGTCGGGGGACATGAGGTCGGCACCCATGGCGTGGAAGCCGCCGTCGACGTGGACCAGCTCGCCGGAGACCCCCCGGGACCAGTCCGACAGCAGCCACAGGGTCGCCCGGGCCACGTTGGTCGGGTCGGTCACGTCCCAGCCGAGCGGGGCCCGCTTCGACCAGACGTCGGCGAACAGGTTGAACCCCGGGATGCCCTTGGCCGCCATGGTGCGGATCGGCCCGGCGCTGATCGCGTTCACCCGGATGCGCCTGACGCCGAGGTCGCGGGCCAAGTAGCGGGTGACGGACTCGAGGGCGGCCTTGCTCACCCCCATCCAGTCGTACACCGGCCAGGCCACCCGGGCGTCGAAGTCGAGGGTGACCACGGAGGCGTCGTGGTCCTCGAGCACTGGGAGCAGGCCGACCGTGAGGGTCTTGAGCGAGAAGGCGGACACCTGGAAGGCGGTCGCGGCCGACTCGAACGGCGTGTTCAGGAAGTTGCCGCCCAGGGCGTCGGCCGGGGCGAAGCCGATCGCGTGCAGCACGCCGTCGACCCGGCCCCAGCGCCTGGCCAGGTCGTCGGCGACCGCGGCCACGTCCTCGGGCTTGCTGGCGTCGAGCTCCAGGACGTCGACCTCGCGGGGCAGCCGTCTGGCCGTGCGCTCGGTCAGCGAGCGGGTACGGCCGAAGCCGGTCAGGACCACCTCGGCGCCGTTGTCGAGGGCCTCGCGGGCCACCGCGTAGGCGATCGAGCCCGGGGTCAGCACCCCGGTGATCAGCAGTCGCTTGCCGTCGACGAGCACAGCCGGGCTCCTCCCTTGCCGTCGGGACGGCGCATTGTACGCACACAGGGAAGAGGGACGGCCGGTGGCCGTCCCTCGGGGATATCGATTGGTAGTTCGTAAGGACTAGTGCGAGAGGCGCTCGGTCATGAGCGAGATCACGTTCCCGCGGTCGTCGAAGTCTCGGATCAGCGCGATCGACGCGCGCTCCCTGGAAACGGGGCGTCCGCCCGCGTCAAGGAAGGAAAGCCGCTGCAGGCCCCCTGACATGGGCTCTTGGACCACCTCGGTTTCCGTTGGTGTCGCCACAGGCTGTCCTCCTCGTCCGGTGCCCGCGCCCGCCTCGGGCGCTGGCAGGGCCAGAACTGGATGGTCCTGTGTACCACCATCGGTGCGATCCGAAAAGCCCCTCGATGCAGCGGCCCAGTAGCCCTGTCTAGTCACCATTGATGGCCTGACCTGGGGTTTCGTGAGCGACGGGCTAGCTAACACCGGTAGTCGCATCTCCGTAATTTCTGTGATGTCACGGAAGGGGACGCCGCAGTAGCTTCGGGCCTGTCATCGCCATAGGTACGCTCGACTCACTCCTAGAGGCGATCGGAAGCGCCGCCTCCCCCCGGGCGGCACCCGCAAGGGCCGGAACCTTGCCAGGTTCCGGCCCTTGTGATGCGGGTGGCGAGTCGCCGCCCTCTGCCCGACCAACGTGTGAGGCGGCGAGTCGCCGCCCTGTTCCCCGGTCGACCGGGTTTGCCGGGCGCGCGCGGGGCAACCCGGACTGGCACGATGGTGCCGCCCGACCGGGCCCAGCGCACCTGAGACAGGGAGCGTCAGACAGGGAGCGTCCATGAGCGGCCGCAAGCGGATCCTGGTGGTCGGCGGCGGGTTCGGGGGCATGTACGCCGCCCGCGGCCTCGAGAAGCAACTGCCCGCCGGCATGGCCGAGATCGTGCTCGTCAACCCCGAGAACTTCATGCTCTACACGCCGCTGCTGCCCGAGGCCGCCTCCGGCACGATCGAGCCCAGGCACGTGGTGGTGCCGCTGCGCCGGGTGCTGCGCCGCACCCGGCTCATCGTCGGCAAGGTGACCGGGATCGACGTCGACAAGCGCACCTGCGAGGTCAAGCCGCCCGAGGGCGAGCAGCGTGCCTTCGCCTGGGACTACCTGATCCTGGCCCCCGGCTCGGTCTCACGGCTCCTGCCGATCCCGGGCCTGCGCGAGCACGCCCGCGGCTTCAAGACCCTCCCCGAAGGCATCTACCTGCGCAACCACGTCCTCCAGCAGCTCGAGCTGGCCGACGCCACCGACGACGCCGACGAGCGCCGCACGCGCTGCACGTTCGTCGTGGTCGGCGCCGGCTACGCCGGAACCGAGCTGGTCGGCGAGCTGCAGTCGCTCACCACCCGCGCCCTCAAGGCCTACCCGGGCCTGCGGCCCAGGGACATCCGCTGGATCCTGGTGGACGCGGCGCCCCAGATCATGCCCGAGCTGGGCAGGGACCTCAGCCGGATCGCCCTGCGCACCCTGCGCGAGCGCGGCATCGAGGTCCGGCTCGAGACCCAGGTGAAGGAGGTCGGGCCCGACTGGGTGCGCCTGTCCGACGGCGACGACATCCCGACCCGGACCTTCGTGTGGACCGCGGGGGTGACCCCCCACCCGATGCTGGCCAGGATCGGCCTGCCCGCCGACGACAAGGGCCGGCTGGTGGTCGACGAGTACCTGCGCGTCCACGGCCGCGAGGACGTCTTCGCCCTCGGCGACAGCGCCCGCGTGCCCGACCGGGCCGCGCCCGGCGGCTTCGCGCCGCCCACCGCCCAGCACGCCCTCCGCGAAGCCAAGGCGTGCGCCGCCAACCTCGCCGCCTCCCTCGGCGAGGGGCACGCCCAGCCGTTCCGGTTCAAGGGCCTGGGCCTGCTCGTCAACCTGGGCGAGTACAAGGGCGTCGGCCGGGCCCTCGGCGTCCCGCTCTCGGGCTTCGCCGGCTGGTTCGTGACCCGCACCTACCACCTGGCGGCGATGCCCACCTGGGGCCGCCGCCTCCGGGTCATGCTCGACTGGACGATCGCCCTCGCCTTCCCGCGCGACATCGCTGAGCTCGGCTCGCTCGGCCGCGACGAGGAGAACGCCCCCACCAGCTAGGCATGGTGGCACAGGCGCTGGCGGGGGCCGAGGCGGCGGCGGGATCCCCCGGGCCATGGCACAGGCGCTCTTGGGGGGCCGTGGGGGGAGCGAGCTCCCCCCACCTCGAACGAGGACCGCGGCTCGCCGACTCCCCGGCAACCTCCGCTCCCAACGTATCCGACCGAAGATATGGGTAGGATCATGCTGGGCACCGCTGCCCGCCCGGAGCGCCCGGCTCCGGCTCCGGCACGGGGGCGCTGCCCGGCCGTGCCGGGGCGCTCGTCCACCAGACCCGCGCAACCGGCGCGACGGCGGCCTCGCCGGCCGCCACCCGGTCGCGAGGCGGAGCGTCCGCAAGCGGCGGACTGGACGCGGGAGTTGAGGGTATGGACCAGACTGACGAGCAGGTCCGGCTGCTCGCCGAGGACGGCACGCTCATCGAGCACCAGACCTACAAGATCGACCTCTCCGACGACGAGCTGCGCGACCTGTACCGCAAGCTGGTCGTGGTCCGCCGGATCGACACCGAGGGGACCAACCTCCAGCGCCAGGGCCAGCTCGGCATCTGGGCGCCCTGCCTGGGGCAGGAGGCGGCCCAGGTGGGCAGCGCGGCCGCCCTCGGCCCGGACGACTTCGTCTTCCCCTCCTACCGGGAGCACGGCGTCGCCTACGTCCGCGGCATGGACGTCGTCAGGGTGCTCCAGCTCTACCGTGGCACGAGCCTGTCCGGCTGGGACCCCAAGGAGCGCAACTTCGCCTGCTACTCGATCCCGATCGGCACCCAGGCCCTGCACGCGGTCGGCTACGCCATCGGGGCCAAGTGGGACGGCGCCGAGCTGTGCGCGGTCGCCTACTTCGGCGACGGCGCCACCTCCGAGGGCGACACCAACGAGGCGTTCAACTTCGCGGCGGTGAACTCGGCGCCGGTGGTGTTCTTCTGCCAGAACAACCAGTGGGCGATCTCGGTGCCGCTGGCCAAGCAGATGGCCGCGCCCGTCTACCGTCGCGCTGCCGGGTTCGGCTTCCCCGGCGTGCAGGTCGACGGCAACGACGTCCTCGCGGTCTACGCGGTGACCAAGGCGGCCGCCGGCCGGGCCAGGGACGGCAGCGGCCCGACCCTGATCGAGGCCCTCACCTACCGGCTCGGGGCCCACACCACCACCGACGACCCGACCCGCTACCGCACCAAGGACGAGCTGGACATGTGGACGGCCAGGGAGCCGATCGGGCGGTACCGGTCGTTCCTCGAGAAGGCCGGCCTCTGGTCCGAGGAGGTCGAGCGCCGCGCCCAGGAGGACGCCGACGCCACCGCGGCGCGGATCCGGCGGGCGGTGGAGGAGATGCCCCGCCCGGCCCTGTCCGACATGGTCGACCACGTCTACGCGGAGCCTCCCGCGACCCTGCTGCGGCAGTGGCGCCGGCTCGAGGAGTTCGAGGCCCAGTTCGCGGGCGGAGAGGAGGGCTAGCGATGGCGTCGGTCACGATGGCCAAGGCGCTGAACACCGCCATGCGGGACGCGATGGAGGCCGACGACCGGGTCGTGCTGCTCGGCGAGGACGTCGGCACCCTCGGCGGCGTCTTCCGGATCACCGACGGGCTGCAGAAGGACTTCGGCGAGCACCGGGTGATGGACACCCCGCTGGCCGAGTCCGCCATCATGGGGATCTCCATCGGGCTGGCCATGCGCGGCTACCGGCCGGTGCCCGAGATGCAGTTCGACGGCTTCAGCTACCCGGCCCTGGACCAGGTCATCAGCCACCTGGCAAAGTACCGGAACCGTTCCAGGGGCACCCAGGCCATGCCGGTGGTCTGCCGGATCCCCTACGGAGGCGGGATCGGCGCGGTCGAGCACCACTCGGAGAGCCCGGAGACCTACTACGCGCACACGGCCGGCCTGAAGGTGGTGACCCCCTCGTCGCCCGCTGACGCCTACTCCCTGCTGCGCCAGTCGATCGACGCCGAGGACCCGGTGATCTTCCTGGAGCCGAAGCGGCGCTACTGGCTCAAGCAGGAGCTCGACCTGCCGGTCACCACCGAGCCGATCGGCCGGGCCCGGGTGCTGCGCGAGGGCTCCGACCTGACCCTGGTCGCCTACGGGCCGATGGTGAAGGTCGCGATGGACACGGCCACCGCGGCCGCCGAGGACGGGCTGGCCTCGCTCGAGGTGATCGACCTGCGCAGCCTGGTCCCCCTGGACGAGGAGGCGCTGGTCGCCTCGGTGGAGCGGACCGGCCGCATGGTGGTCGTGCACGAGGCCCCCGAGTTCCTCGGCATGGGCGCCGAGATCGCGGCCCGCGTGACCGAGCAGGCCTTCTTGTCCCTCGAGGCGCCCGTGCTGCGCTGCACCGGCCTGGACATCCCCTACCCGCCGGCCAAGCTGGAGGAGGCCCACCTGCCCGGGGTCGACCGGGTCCTGTGGACCGTCCAGCGGTCCCTGGACTTCTAGAGGGAGGAGGCGCGGTGCCCGAGCGCGACTTCAGGCTCCCCGACCTCGGGGAGGGGCTGACCGACGGCGAGGTGGTGCGCTGGCTGGTCGCCGAGGGCGACACGATCGTGCTCAACCAGCCCATCGTCGAGGTGGAGACGGCCAAGGCGGTGGTGGAGGTCCCGTCCCCCTACGCGGGCACGGTCACCAAGCTCCACGCAGCCGAGGGGGAGACCCTCGACGTGGGCGCGCCGCTGCTGAGCGTCGACACCGGTGGCGCACCGGCGGACCAGGCAGCACGCGGCCTGGCCCGGGGCGAGCCCGCCGCGGCGGGGGAGCCGGGCCTGGCCGGGGGCGAGCCCGCCGCGGCGGGGGAGCCGGGCCTGAACGGCTTGGCGACCCCGGAGCCGGAGGCCGGCCCGGAGGCGGAAGCGGTCCCGGAGCAGCAGGCCAGCCCGGGGTCCGAGCAGCAGGCGACCCTGGTCGGTCCGGGCGAGCGCCAGCAGGCGCGCCGGCGCCGGGCCGCCGGGCCGGCCTCGCGGGGGCCGGCCGCGCCGAGCGGCCCGACCCCGACCGCCCCGCCGGGCTCTCGCGCTCCTGGAGCCCAGCCCGGTCGCCCCAAGGCGACCCCGCCGGTCCGCAAGTACGCCAGGGACCGCGGCGTCGACCTCGCACGGCTCACCGGGACGGGCAAGGACGGCCGGGTGACCCGTGAGGACGTCGACCTGGCCCTGGCCGGGGAGGACGTCGACCTGGGTCTGGCCGGGGAGGCCGGCGCGCCCACCGCGGTGAGCAGGTGGCCGGCCGCGCGCGCGCCGCGCGACCGCGCCGAGGAGCGCATCCCGGTCCGGGGCACGCGCAAGCAGATCGCGGCCGCCATGGTGGCGTCGAAGTTCTCCATCCCGCACGTGACCGAGTTCCTCACCGTCGACGCGACTGCCCTGATGGCGCTCCGAGCCCGCCTCAAGGCGCTGCCGGCGGCCGCCGGCGTCAAGCTGACGCCGCTCGCGGTCATCGCCAAGGCGCTCTGCGCGGCCGTGCGCCAGTACCCGCTGATGAACTCCTCCTGGGACGACGCCGCCAGCGAGATCGTCGTCAAGGGCTGGGTCAACCTCGGCATCGCCACCGACACGCCGACCGGGCTCCTCGTGCCCAACATCAAGGACGCCGACACGCTTGGCATCCTCGAGCTGTCCAGCGAGCTGGCCCGCCTCACCGGCCTCGCCCGCGAGCGCAAGGCCGCGCCGTCGGACCTGTCGGGCGGGACGATCACGATCACCAACGTGGGCGGGTTCGGGGTCGAGACCGGCACGCCGATCATCAACAAGCCCGAGTGCGCGATCCTGGCCACGGGCCTGATCGCGCCCCGGCCCTGGGTGGTGGACGGCGAGCTGGCCGTCCGCCAGCTCATGACCGCGTCGGTCTCGTTCGACCACCGGATCGTCGACGGCGCCTACGCCGCCCGGTTCCTGGCCCACCTGCGCGACCTGCTCGAGGACCCTGCGCTGCTGGCGGCATTCTGACCACGGAATGCTCGGAATGGGTCGGCGGGTCTTGGTGAGGTCTTGGGGAGGTAAACACCTCGGGTGAACTCTGCCCCGAACTGCGCCGTCCGTTTACCCTGGAGGCCGG encodes:
- a CDS encoding TRAM domain-containing protein, producing MGGSGWVENVTCAGVAHGGEAVARLADGRAVFIPYAIPGERVRVRVTEVRPRFARAELVEVLEPSPDRVEPPCPHFGPGRCGGCAWQHIRPAVQAELKARLVREQLAHVGGLDAVPVRPSLRPEAPGQPEGFGYRERATLTAGADGRLGFLRAASHEVHPVDRCPLLALPLQELPGRLGRHPAGSRVRLRHGVRDERLAVLEAAKSKRAGAPPVEGLAWAAVQANGKVRDGEGPPFVTERVAGTEFHVSAASFFQVHREGADLLVELVGEALAPGPSDLLVDLYAGVGLFAATVGRRAGRVLAVESWKPAARDAERNLSGHPHARVIADDAVRGLKGLHAADLVVLDPPRAGAGAAAVRRIARLSPRAVALVSCDPAALARDVRAFVDEGYHPAWVQPVDLFPQTAHV
- a CDS encoding DsbA family protein is translated as MSRFAITFDYLCPFARIANEIVVRAQEDGGPVHEVEWRAFSLSQVHLEEGAAPVWETDPPPSGVLALQWGLAVRDQFPERFQAAHLAIFSARHDQGRDVNDPEVVRAAVASAGLDPREVARAVAAGHPAKALADDHTWGVEEHRVFGVPTFVAGDRAVFVRLMQRPETQRSARATLDRILDMVTGWTDLNEFKATRIPR
- a CDS encoding sigma-70 family RNA polymerase sigma factor codes for the protein MKDHDQLLDLQTTDSFRLYLDEVGRHPLLTKDDEVELSQAFEAGQAAQAALSELPADDPRRPELEAEAERGERARRKMIESNLRLVVSIARRFSATGLPLGDLVQEGNLGLLRAVEKFDWRKGFKFSTYATWWIRQAIARGAADRGARAIRLPVHVDEQVGRLRRTQTRLHETLGREPSDEELADELDMPVEKVHRLKDTAQAITSLDTPIGDDGAALQDFLEDDSAIGPDELAVEAVGREALEQVLGALPDRERQVLILRFGLDSGTPRTLEEVGAVMGFSRERARQVERDALACLRSPEIRARLEDLVAA
- a CDS encoding MGMT family protein, whose amino-acid sequence is MRRAGGFDEAVWELVRRVPPGRATTYGQVAEAYYGVRKGARGVGQAIARCPDDVPWWRVVQADGAMKAAPGGDEQCARLREEGVALTLDGRVDWTMTGPWSPAQRGPRGGAVRPTD
- the fabI gene encoding enoyl-ACP reductase FabI codes for the protein MLVDGKRLLITGVLTPGSIAYAVAREALDNGAEVVLTGFGRTRSLTERTARRLPREVDVLELDASKPEDVAAVADDLARRWGRVDGVLHAIGFAPADALGGNFLNTPFESAATAFQVSAFSLKTLTVGLLPVLEDHDASVVTLDFDARVAWPVYDWMGVSKAALESVTRYLARDLGVRRIRVNAISAGPIRTMAAKGIPGFNLFADVWSKRAPLGWDVTDPTNVARATLWLLSDWSRGVSGELVHVDGGFHAMGADLMSPDEQARAAAEEERA
- a CDS encoding NAD(P)/FAD-dependent oxidoreductase produces the protein MSGRKRILVVGGGFGGMYAARGLEKQLPAGMAEIVLVNPENFMLYTPLLPEAASGTIEPRHVVVPLRRVLRRTRLIVGKVTGIDVDKRTCEVKPPEGEQRAFAWDYLILAPGSVSRLLPIPGLREHARGFKTLPEGIYLRNHVLQQLELADATDDADERRTRCTFVVVGAGYAGTELVGELQSLTTRALKAYPGLRPRDIRWILVDAAPQIMPELGRDLSRIALRTLRERGIEVRLETQVKEVGPDWVRLSDGDDIPTRTFVWTAGVTPHPMLARIGLPADDKGRLVVDEYLRVHGREDVFALGDSARVPDRAAPGGFAPPTAQHALREAKACAANLAASLGEGHAQPFRFKGLGLLVNLGEYKGVGRALGVPLSGFAGWFVTRTYHLAAMPTWGRRLRVMLDWTIALAFPRDIAELGSLGRDEENAPTS
- the pdhA gene encoding pyruvate dehydrogenase (acetyl-transferring) E1 component subunit alpha — encoded protein: MDQTDEQVRLLAEDGTLIEHQTYKIDLSDDELRDLYRKLVVVRRIDTEGTNLQRQGQLGIWAPCLGQEAAQVGSAAALGPDDFVFPSYREHGVAYVRGMDVVRVLQLYRGTSLSGWDPKERNFACYSIPIGTQALHAVGYAIGAKWDGAELCAVAYFGDGATSEGDTNEAFNFAAVNSAPVVFFCQNNQWAISVPLAKQMAAPVYRRAAGFGFPGVQVDGNDVLAVYAVTKAAAGRARDGSGPTLIEALTYRLGAHTTTDDPTRYRTKDELDMWTAREPIGRYRSFLEKAGLWSEEVERRAQEDADATAARIRRAVEEMPRPALSDMVDHVYAEPPATLLRQWRRLEEFEAQFAGGEEG
- a CDS encoding alpha-ketoacid dehydrogenase subunit beta; translation: MASVTMAKALNTAMRDAMEADDRVVLLGEDVGTLGGVFRITDGLQKDFGEHRVMDTPLAESAIMGISIGLAMRGYRPVPEMQFDGFSYPALDQVISHLAKYRNRSRGTQAMPVVCRIPYGGGIGAVEHHSESPETYYAHTAGLKVVTPSSPADAYSLLRQSIDAEDPVIFLEPKRRYWLKQELDLPVTTEPIGRARVLREGSDLTLVAYGPMVKVAMDTATAAAEDGLASLEVIDLRSLVPLDEEALVASVERTGRMVVVHEAPEFLGMGAEIAARVTEQAFLSLEAPVLRCTGLDIPYPPAKLEEAHLPGVDRVLWTVQRSLDF
- a CDS encoding dihydrolipoamide acetyltransferase family protein is translated as MPERDFRLPDLGEGLTDGEVVRWLVAEGDTIVLNQPIVEVETAKAVVEVPSPYAGTVTKLHAAEGETLDVGAPLLSVDTGGAPADQAARGLARGEPAAAGEPGLAGGEPAAAGEPGLNGLATPEPEAGPEAEAVPEQQASPGSEQQATLVGPGERQQARRRRAAGPASRGPAAPSGPTPTAPPGSRAPGAQPGRPKATPPVRKYARDRGVDLARLTGTGKDGRVTREDVDLALAGEDVDLGLAGEAGAPTAVSRWPAARAPRDRAEERIPVRGTRKQIAAAMVASKFSIPHVTEFLTVDATALMALRARLKALPAAAGVKLTPLAVIAKALCAAVRQYPLMNSSWDDAASEIVVKGWVNLGIATDTPTGLLVPNIKDADTLGILELSSELARLTGLARERKAAPSDLSGGTITITNVGGFGVETGTPIINKPECAILATGLIAPRPWVVDGELAVRQLMTASVSFDHRIVDGAYAARFLAHLRDLLEDPALLAAF